TGGGGCGGACGTCGATGCAGCCGAGCATCGCAGCCGGAAAGGGAAAAAGCGGGTTGCCTGTTTGAGCGAAGCGAGTTTGCAACCCGCCCCTTTCCGGCGAGAAGCGCAGGGGAGCCCGGCGTAGCCGGGCCAAATCGTGGGCCGCCCCAGGCCGTACCCACCCCGGAACCGGCACCCACATCGCAAGCCTCGTCACAGGGCCGTTTCCCTGTGCCGCCGACCTCCCGCCAAAGCGCGATGAATCTTTTTTGAGGGTGCCCCCCAAGCCTGCCCCGAAAATGGCACCGATACTCGCGCCTAGGCAAAGGGGAATCACCCCGTGGTGGACGAGCCTCGATTTCGCTTCGCTGCAGGCCGGCCGCGCGGCTTGCTGCTGCTGGCGGTGGTTTTGGCGGCGGCTTTCCTGGCCGCCGGTTTGGTAGCGGCCTTCGGCGCCGCCGGCTTCTTCCTGGCAGCGGGCTGGGCGGCGGCGGTCGGCTTACCCGTCGTCGGCTTACCCGTCGGCGCGCCCGTCCAGCGCAGGTGCTCGCCGTGGTAAGGCACCAGCAAGGGCTCGGCCTTCGGGTCCTCGGCAGCCAGCCACACGCTCTGATCCCCCACCCAGCGCCCTTGCTCCACTTCATGGACGAAGTCCGCCAGCAGCCGCGCCGTGAGCTCCGGCACCTCCAGCGTGAAGGCATGGGCCATCTTCGGCACGATCACCAGCTTCGAACCGGGAATCGCCAGGCGGATCAGATCATGCAGATGTCGCGGCGTGAGCGAATCGAATTCGGCGTTGAGAATCAGCGTCGGGCAGCGCACCCCGGCGAGCTTCGGCGTGATGCTCTCGAACTCCGCCAACGACTCCATCAGGTTCTGGATGCCGAACAGCTCATTGCTCGCCACCCCCACCCGCTTGATCACCTCGATGAGGTTCTGGTTCTGCCCCATCCACGTATTGGTGAAATTCAGCGGCATCAGCAGATCCAGATAGAACTCGAAGCCCACCCGGGCCATGCCGATGTAGAGATTGCGCGCATGCCCGGTGAGCTGCGGGTCCAGTTCGCTGAAGGTGCTGGCCGGAATCAGCCCGGCCAGGGCATCCGGGTACAGATGGGCGTACTTCAACGCCACCACGCCGCCGAAGGAAATCCCCATCACATACGGGTTCTCGATCGCCAGATGCTCATGCAGGGCCTTCAGCATCACCGCATGGTCATCGAAGCTCACCCCCAGGATCGGCTTGGAGGATGCGCCCTGGCCGATCATGTCGTAGCTCAGCACCCGGCAGCCCAGCTCCGGCAAGCGCTTGAAGTAGGGCGCCCAGTGCGAGGTGCGCATGGACAGCCCGTTGACCAGGGTGATCACCGGCTGGCCGGGTTCCCCGTAGAGTTCGTAGTGGATATCGCGGTTGTCGAATCGGAATATCGGCATGGCTCCGCGCCCCCTCAGTAGCTCGCCACGCTCTGCTCCAGCGAGCAAAGCGTCGTGAGCAGACGATCGAACAGGGCATCGACGATGATCCGCTGCTCATTGATGATGCGCTCCTTCTCCGCATGCTCCAGGCCGACGTCCACACCCTTGAGCAGCCGGATCTGAGTCTGGATCTGGCGGCCGTTCTCCTCCTCGATATCCCGCAGCGCCGACAGGAACGGCGTCTCCAGCGGCAGGGCAGCGGGCAGCAGGGGCAGCAGGCGCATGTCCGACATGAAGGCGTGAGAGAGCGCCAGGTAGCGGTAGAAGTCGGCGTTCAACTCGAAGAAGCCGGTAAGGTAACGGCTCGCATCCGTCTCCTGCCACACGGACAGGCTCAGATTGGTCGCATCCATGTAGACGAAGGGGTTGGTGCTCCAACTGGTGGCCTTGCCCAGCAGGGTGGAGAGCTCGATTTCCTTGAAGTACTGATTGTGCAGGTACTTGTAAGGCATCCAGTCCAGCGGCTGCAGCTCCACCTTGGCGAGGATCGCCGCATTGATGCCCTTCACCGCCTGCAGGAACAGGCAGATGCGGGTCTGCTCGTCGGGGCCAACTTCGTTGTTGGAAAACCAGGCCTTCGCCTGCTTGCGAATCTCTCTGGACGCTACGGACATCCCTAGCCTCGCTTGTTATGGTTATGGTCGGTACAGCGCAGACATCATAGCCCTTCCAGGCGACGAGCAGGAGGCCCGAATGACGGATCAGAGCGAGCGGCAGGGCGAGGAACGTCGGGAAAGGCTCCAGCAACTGCTGCGCGAACGCTGGCCCGATACCCAGGAGCGCGTCTGGCTCGGTCAATTTCTGGATCGTTATTATCGCGGGGTCGCCCCCGAAGACCTGGCCCAGCGCCCGCTGGACGATCTCTACGGCGCCGCCGTCTCTCATTGGAAGCTGTTCACCCGGCAGAAACCGGGCAGCCCCCGCATCCACGCCTTCAACCCGGTCCCCGAGCAGCACGGCTGGGAATCCGCCCACAGCATCGTCCAGATCGTCACCGACGATATGCCCTTTCTGGTGGATTCGGTGGCCATGGCGCTGAGCCGGCTCAACCTCACCATTCATCTGATCATCCATCCGGTGATGAGCGCGGCCCGCAACGGCCGGGGCGAGCTGCGAGGCGTGGAAGGCGGCGAAGAGCGCGACTCCTGCATGCACTTCGAGGTGGACCAGCAAGCCGAGGAAGCCCTGCGCGGCATCGAACGGGAAATTGTCCGGGCCTTGAACGATGTGCGCGCGGCGGTAGAAGACTGGCAGCCCATGAACGCGCAGCTCGGTCGCTGCATTACCCAGCTCAAGCGGCAGATTCCGCAAAGCGTGCGCGAGCAGCTCGACGAGGACGTGGCCTTCCTGGAATGGCTCAAGGAGGACCACTTCACGTTCCTCGGCTACCGCCGCTACGAGCTCGTCACCCGTCGAGGCGAGCGCCAGCTCCGGGCCGTGGCCGATTCGGGCCTGGGCATCCTGCGCCACGTGGACGGCCAGCCCCGCTCCAGAAGCTTCTCCGCCCTGCCCGAGGAAGTGCAGCGGGAAGCCCTGATGCCGCGACCGCTGATCGTCACCAAATCCAACTCCCGCGCCACGGTGCACCGGCCGGGTTACATGGACTACGTGGGCATCAAACGCTTCAACCAGCGCGGCGAGGTCATCGGCGAGCACCGTTTCCTGGGGCTCTACACCTCCGCCGCCTATAACCTCAACCCGCGCCACATCCCGCTGCTGCGGCGCAAGATCGACCAGGTGCTGGAACAGGCCGCCTTGCCACCGCGCAGCCACGCCGGCAAGGCGCTGATCAACATCCTGGAAACCTTCCCCCGCGATGAGCTGTTCCAGATCGAGCCCACGGAGCTGCACCGCATCGCCCTGGGCATCCTGCACCTGCAGGAGCGCGCCAAGGTGCGGCTGTTTCTGCGGGTGGATCCGTACCGGCGCTTCGTCTCCTGCCTGGTCTACGCACCGCGGGAGCGCTACGGCACGGAAGTGCGCCGCCGCATGCAGGCCATTTTGCAGCACGCCTTCGCCGGTGAGCAGGCAGAGTTCAGCGTGCAGCTGGCCGAATCCCTGCTCGCCCGCATTCATTTCATCATCCGCCTGGGCGATCAGGGCCTGCCCGAGGTGGACCTGGATGCGCTGGAGCAGGAACTGGCCGCCACCACCCGCTCCTGGCGAGACGATCTGCACCGCGCGCTGCTGGACTACTACGGCGAGGAGCGGGGCAACCGTCTTTATCGCCGCTACGGCGAGGCCTACAGCGCCGCTTACCAGGAGGACACCCAGCCGCGCGTGGCCGCCCATGATCTGGAGCGACTGGAGGCGCTGAGCCCCGAACGCCCCCTGGGCCTGAGCCTGTACCGCCCGCTGGAGGCGAGTGGCGCGGAGCTGCGCCTGAAGCTGCTCCACCACGGCGAGCCGGTGTCCCTGTCCGCCGTGCTGCCCATGCTGGAGAACATGGGCCTGGAGGTCATCGACGAGCGCCCCTACGAGGTGAACCCCAGCGGCGCGCCGGCGCGCTGGGTGCACGATTTCGGCCTGCGCCACGCCGGGGGCGAGCTGGATACCGAGGAGCTGCGCGAGATCTTCCAGGATGCCCTGGCCGCCACCTGGCGCGGCGATGCGGAGAACGACGGTTTTCACCGCCTGGTGCTGGCGGCCCGCCTGGGCTGGCGGGAGATCCTCATCCTGCGCGCCTACAGCAAGTACCTGCGCCAGGCCGGCACCACCTTCAGCCAGAAGTACTTCGAGGCCACCCTGGCGGCCTGGCCCGAGATCGCCCGGCTGCTGGTGCGCCTGTTCCACGCCCGCCTGGACCCGAAGCGGGCCGACGAGAAACGCGCCGCGCAACTGGTCACGCAAGTCGAAGAGGCCCTCAACGAGGTGCCCAGCCTGGACCAGGACCGCATCCTGCGCCGCTTCCTCGCCGCCATCCAGGCGACCCTGCGCAGCAATTTCTTCCAGACCCGCCAGGGCGCCGACAAGCCCTACATGTCGCTGAAGCTGCGCCCGGCGCAGATCCCCGGCGTCCCCCGTCCGCACCCGGCCTACGAGATCTTCGTCTACTCGCCCCGGGTGGAGGGCGTGCATCTGCGCGGCGGCAAGGTCGCCCGGGGCGGCCTGCGCTGGTCCGACCGGCCCGAGGATTACCGCACCGAGGTGCTGGGCCTGATGAAGGCGCAGATGGTGAAGAACGCCGTCATCGTCCCCGTGGGCGCCAAGGGCGGCTTCATCGTCAAGCAGCCCCCGGAGGAGCGCGAGGCGCGCATGCGCGAGGTGCGCGCCTGCTACCAGGACTTCATCCGCGGCCTGCTGGATGTCACCGACAACCTGGTGGACGGGCGCGTTGTCGCGCCCGAGCGCACCGTGCGTCACGACGAAGACGACCATTACCTGGTAGTCGCCGCCGACAAGGGCACCGCCAGCTTCTCGGACCTGGCCAACGAGGTGGCCGCCGAATACGGCTTCTGGCTGGGCGACGCCTTCGCCTCCGGCGGCTCCAGCGGCTACGACCACAAGGGCATGGGCATCACCGCCCGGGGCGCCTGGGAGGCGGTCAAGCGCCACTTCCGGGAACTGGGCAAGGACATTCAGCGCGAGCCCTTCACCGTGGTGGGCGTGGGCGACATGTCCGGCGATGTGTTCGGCAACGGCATGCTGCTCTCCGAGCAGACCCGCCTGGTCGCCGCCTTCGATCATCGCCACGTATTCATCGACCCGACCCCCGACCCGGCGGCAAGCTACGCGGAGCGCCAGCGCCTGTTCGCGCTGCCTCGCAGCAGTTGGGACGACTACGATCGCGACACGCTGAGCGCCGGCGGCCAGATCTACCCCCGCAGCGC
This DNA window, taken from Alkalilimnicola sp. S0819, encodes the following:
- a CDS encoding alpha/beta fold hydrolase, which codes for MPIFRFDNRDIHYELYGEPGQPVITLVNGLSMRTSHWAPYFKRLPELGCRVLSYDMIGQGASSKPILGVSFDDHAVMLKALHEHLAIENPYVMGISFGGVVALKYAHLYPDALAGLIPASTFSELDPQLTGHARNLYIGMARVGFEFYLDLLMPLNFTNTWMGQNQNLIEVIKRVGVASNELFGIQNLMESLAEFESITPKLAGVRCPTLILNAEFDSLTPRHLHDLIRLAIPGSKLVIVPKMAHAFTLEVPELTARLLADFVHEVEQGRWVGDQSVWLAAEDPKAEPLLVPYHGEHLRWTGAPTGKPTTGKPTAAAQPAARKKPAAPKAATKPAARKAAAKTTASSSKPRGRPAAKRNRGSSTTG
- a CDS encoding NAD-glutamate dehydrogenase gives rise to the protein MTDQSERQGEERRERLQQLLRERWPDTQERVWLGQFLDRYYRGVAPEDLAQRPLDDLYGAAVSHWKLFTRQKPGSPRIHAFNPVPEQHGWESAHSIVQIVTDDMPFLVDSVAMALSRLNLTIHLIIHPVMSAARNGRGELRGVEGGEERDSCMHFEVDQQAEEALRGIEREIVRALNDVRAAVEDWQPMNAQLGRCITQLKRQIPQSVREQLDEDVAFLEWLKEDHFTFLGYRRYELVTRRGERQLRAVADSGLGILRHVDGQPRSRSFSALPEEVQREALMPRPLIVTKSNSRATVHRPGYMDYVGIKRFNQRGEVIGEHRFLGLYTSAAYNLNPRHIPLLRRKIDQVLEQAALPPRSHAGKALINILETFPRDELFQIEPTELHRIALGILHLQERAKVRLFLRVDPYRRFVSCLVYAPRERYGTEVRRRMQAILQHAFAGEQAEFSVQLAESLLARIHFIIRLGDQGLPEVDLDALEQELAATTRSWRDDLHRALLDYYGEERGNRLYRRYGEAYSAAYQEDTQPRVAAHDLERLEALSPERPLGLSLYRPLEASGAELRLKLLHHGEPVSLSAVLPMLENMGLEVIDERPYEVNPSGAPARWVHDFGLRHAGGELDTEELREIFQDALAATWRGDAENDGFHRLVLAARLGWREILILRAYSKYLRQAGTTFSQKYFEATLAAWPEIARLLVRLFHARLDPKRADEKRAAQLVTQVEEALNEVPSLDQDRILRRFLAAIQATLRSNFFQTRQGADKPYMSLKLRPAQIPGVPRPHPAYEIFVYSPRVEGVHLRGGKVARGGLRWSDRPEDYRTEVLGLMKAQMVKNAVIVPVGAKGGFIVKQPPEEREARMREVRACYQDFIRGLLDVTDNLVDGRVVAPERTVRHDEDDHYLVVAADKGTASFSDLANEVAAEYGFWLGDAFASGGSSGYDHKGMGITARGAWEAVKRHFRELGKDIQREPFTVVGVGDMSGDVFGNGMLLSEQTRLVAAFDHRHVFIDPTPDPAASYAERQRLFALPRSSWDDYDRDTLSAGGQIYPRSAKRVSLSEQARAALAIEERELTPNELIHRILQAPVELLWNGGIGTYVKARFESHLDVGDKANDPVRVDGAQLRCQVLGEGGNLGVTQAGRIEYALLGGRVNTDAIDNAGGVDTSDHEVNIKIMLQKPIDEGDLTVKQRNRLLARIQDEVAALVLQNNYRQTQALSLCAARAPELLDEHNQLMRLLEREGLLDRALEGLPGEEQVKERALAGQGLTRPELAVLLAYAKIYHYEELLGSELIGEPLLEEELLDYFPGPLRESQHDAILGHRLRAPIIATEAANHIVNRMGASFIHRVRERSGADTADVARAWMATREIFAIKQLREAVDTLDNQVPAAVQTEMLLRINRLHERGSHWLLTNLPRPIPVSHAAEAMRGPAAQLAVWLEDLLAGSDRAALAQQREKLREQGVEENLAGRIADLEMLYTALDISRISRDHDCPLRDAARVYHRAAEELGLCWLREAVTGYQASSPWEERARQGLEDEYYIQLRLLAARLLAEQAPLPDEPGPLQDWVAERIPRSQRLAQTLHELCNSPQLDLAMLAVAVQELNAVVHTATAAPQQESPP